A window from Citrus sinensis cultivar Valencia sweet orange chromosome 5, DVS_A1.0, whole genome shotgun sequence encodes these proteins:
- the LOC102611558 gene encoding fructose-1,6-bisphosphatase, cytosolic — MDHEADAHRTDLMTITRFVLNEQSKHPESRGDFSILLSHIVLGCKFVCSAVNKAGLAKLIGLAGETNVQGEEQKKLDVLSNDVFVKALISSGRTCILVSEEDEEAIFVEPSKRGRYCVVFDPLDGSSNIDCGVSIGTIFGIYMMKDSHEPTLDDVLQPGNNMLAAGYCMYGSSCTLVLSTGSGVNGFTLDPSLGEFILTHPDIKIPKKGKIYSVNEGNAKNWDGPTAKYVEKCKFPKDGSSPKSLRYIGSMVADVHRTLLYGGIFMYPRDKKSPNGKLRVLYEVFPMSFLMEQAGGQSFTGKQRALDLVPKKIHERSPIFLGSYDDVEEIKALYAAEEKKE, encoded by the exons ATGGATCACGAAGCGGACGCGCACCGGACGGACTTGATGACTATTACTCGTTTTGTGCTGAACGAGCAGTCGAAGCACCCGGAGTCCCGCGGCGACTTCAGCATCTTGCTTAGTCACATTGTTCTCGGCTGCAAGTTCGTTTGTTCTGCTGTTAACAAG GCGGGTCTTGCCAAGCTAATTGGACTTGCTGGAGAAACCAATGTTCAG GGTGAAGAGCAAAAGAAATTAGATGTCCTCTCTAATGATGTCTTTGTCAAAGCTTTGATCAGCAGTGGCCGAACA TGCATCCTTGTCTCcgaagaagatgaagaggcAATATTTGTGGAGCCCTCTAAGCGTGGAAG GTACTGTGTTGTTTTTGATCCGTTGGATGGGTCTTCTAACATTGATTGTGGTGTTTCCATTGGAACG ATATTTGGGATTTATATGATGAAAGATAGCCATGAACCGACTCTAGATGATGTGTTGCAACCTGGCAACAATATGTTGGCTGCTGGCTATTGCATGTATGGAAGCTCTTGCACG CTTGTATTGAGCACTGGGAGTGGTGTCAATGGGTTTACGCTTGATCCGTCTCTTGGGGAGTTCATACTAACTCACCCAGATATTAAG ATTCCAAAGAAAGGAAAGATTTACTCGGTAAATGAAGGAAATGCTAAGAACTGGGATGGTCCAACAGCCAA GTATGTGGAAAAATGCAAGTTCCCTAAAGATGGTTCATCACCAAAGTCCTTAAGATACATTGGAAG CATGGTAGCTGATGTCCACCGCACATTACTTTATGGAGGTATCTTTATGTATCCTCGTGATAAGAAGAGCCCCAATGGCAAATTGCG TGTGCTCTATGAAGTCTTCCCAATGTCATTCTTGATGGAACAAGCCGGTGGTCAATCTTTCACTGGCAAGCAACGG GCACTTGACTTGGTTCCAAAGAAGATTCATGAACGTTCTCCCATATTTTTGGGCAGCTATGATGATGTCGAAGAAATCAAAGCACTCTATGCTGcagaagagaagaaagaatgA